The following nucleotide sequence is from Deltaproteobacteria bacterium.
TTGGGGTTTCTGCCCGTGTACCCTTTGTATTCTTTTACATAGATGCTGCAGAACCCCCGGATCTCCACCCTCTCACCCTTTGTGAGGGCATCAGATATTTCACGAAAGAACAGGTCAACAACGCCTGTGGCTTTTGCTTTTGTGAGCCGGGTTTCCTTGCGTAGCG
It contains:
- a CDS encoding integration host factor subunit beta encodes the protein MFFREISDALTKGERVEIRGFCSIYVKEYKGYTGRNPKTGAHSQVPPKKLPFFKCGNELKEKVDHK